The Corylus avellana chromosome ca8, CavTom2PMs-1.0 genome has a segment encoding these proteins:
- the LOC132189940 gene encoding DEAD-box ATP-dependent RNA helicase 51-like has protein sequence MIKQAVQNYTLLEDEKKRKRKRNEHNKKTIAAEQADPQKQEEEEEAAVEEGKEERKKKKKKEEGVREDGGGGRSDELKKVKSGVGGSGIMTTESFESLGLSEPTFNAIKDMRFQHMTQIQARAIPPLLLGKDVLGAARTGSGKTLAFLIPAVELLYHIRFTPRNGVGVVVICPTRELAIQTHAVAKDLLKYHSQTLGLVIGGSARRGEAERIVKGVNLLVATPGRLLDHLQNTKGFIYKNLKCLIIDEADRILEANFEEEMKQILKLLPENRQTALFSATQTQKVEDLARLSLKNAIYLDVDDGRNKVTNEGLLQGYCVVPSAKRFILLYSFLKRNLSKKVMVFFSSCKSVKFHSELLRYIRVDCLDIHGDKKQLQRTTTFFNFCKAEKGILLCTDVAARGLDIPDVDWIVQYDPPDNPKEYIHRVGRTARGEGAKGNALLFVIPEELQFIRYLKAAKVPVKEYEFDQKKLANVQSHLEKLVANNYFLNGSAKDAYRSYILAYNSHSMKEIFDVHRLDLQAVAGSFCFLNPPKVNVNIHSCASKSRNNKQKVKGRQNGFSESSPYGRRGQFVRH, from the exons ATGATCAAACAGGCAGTGCAAAACTACACTTTGCTAGAGGACGAAAAGAAGAGGAAGCGCAAGAGAAATGAGCATAACAAGAAAACAATTGCCGCAGAGCAAGCGGATCCTCAgaagcaagaagaagaagaagaagcagcagTTGAAGAAGGTAAggaggagaggaagaagaagaagaagaaggaggagggAGTGCGAgaggatggtggtggtggtcgCAGTGACGAATTGAAGAAAGTGAAGAGTGGTGTTGGAGGGTCTGGAATTATGACCACGGAGTCCTTTGAATCTTTGGGATTATCTGAACCCACTTTCAATGCTATTAAGGATATGCGATTTCAGCATATGACTCAG ATTCAAGCCAGGGCAATTCCACCACTTTTGCTTGGCAAAGATGTTCTTGGAGCTGCAAGGACAGGTTCTGGGAAAACTCTTGCTTTTCTAATACCAGCTGTGGAGTTATTATATCACATCCGTTTTACTCCTCGTAATGGAGTGGGAGTGGTCGTAATTTGCCCAACTAGGGAGCTTGCAATACAG ACCCATGCTGTGGCAAAAGACCTTCTCAAGTACCACTCTCAGACTCTTGGTTTGGTTATTGGTGGTTCGGCTAGAAGAGGAGAAGCAGAGCGTATTGTGAAAGGAGTGAATTTATTAGTAGCAACCCCTGGCCGACTTCTTGACCATCTGCAAAATACCAAGGGGTTCATTTATAAAAACTTGAAG TGCCTAATAATCGATGAAGCTGACAGGATACTGGAAGCAAACTTTGAGGAAGAAATGAAGCAGATTCTTAAGCTTCTACCAGAG AATAGGCAAACGGCCTTGTTTTCAGCCACCCAAACTCAGAAG GTTGAGGATCTTGCACGCTTATCATTGAAAAATGCTATCTATCTTGATGTGGATGATGGAAGAAATAAG GTCACCAATGAAGGGCTGCTGCAAGGCTATTGTGTTGTCCCCAGTGCCAAGAGATTTATTCTTCTGTATTCCTTCTTGAAGAGGAACCTGTCAAAGAAAGTGATGGTCTTCTTCTCTTCATGTAAATCAGTCAAATTCCATTCTGAACTGCTGAGATATATTCGGGTGGATTGCCTTGATATCCATGGAGATAAAAAGCAGCTGCAAAGGACAACTACGTTTTTTAACTTCTGCAAAGCAGAGAAGGGAATCTTGCTATGTACTGATGTTGCTGCTCGTGGGCTTGATATTCCTGACGTG GACTGGATTGTGCAGTATGATCCTCCGGATAATCCCAAG GAATACATTCATAGGGTTGGTCGAACAGCTCGTGGGGAAGGTGCAAAAGGAAATGCTCTGCTTTTCGTGATTCCTGAAGAGTTGCAATTTATTCGCTATCTGAAG GCAGCAAAAGTCCCTGTTAAAGAGTATGAATTTGATCAAAAGAAGCTGGCTAATGTGCAGTCTCATCTG GAAAAGTTGGTAGCCAATAACTATTTCTTGAATGGGTCAGCTAAAGATGCATACAGATCCTACATATTAGCATATAACTCTCACTCTATGAAAGAAATCTTTGACGTTCACCGCCTTGATTTGCAG GCTGTTGCTGGTTCTTTCTGTTTTCTGAACCCACCAAAGGTGAATGTGAACATACATAGTTGTGCCTCAAAGAGCAGAAATAATAAGCAGAAAGTTAAAGGAAGGCAAAACGGTTTCAGTGAGAGCAGCCCTTATGGAAGGCGGGGACAATTTGTGAGGCATTAG